Below is a window of Undibacterium sp. YM2 DNA.
GTCGATGGCACGGCCGTCAAGGCAGGTACTTCATCGACGCAGTCACACATGGGGGTCTTGTCAGATGCCCGTGGCCTCTACCCACGACTGACCGCAAGGGAAAATATCCATTACTATGGCTTGCTGCATGGTATGGACACTGCTCATGCAGAGCAGCGCACCAGGCAGTTGTCGCAATGGCTGGACATGGACAAATTGCTGGATCGCCGCACCGATGGTTTCAGCCAGGGTGAACGTATGAAAACTGCGCTGGCAAGAGCGCTGGTGCATGATCCCAAGAACATCATTCTGGATGAACCCACCAACGGTCTGGACGTCGTCGCTACCCGTGCATTGCGGGAATTCTTGCGCTTCTTGCGCTCGCCAGAAGGTGGTGGCAAGTGCATCATTTTCTCTACTCACATCATGCAAGAGGTAGAGCGCCTGTGCGACCAGGTTGTCATCGTTGCCCAGGGCAAGGACGTGGCGCATGGCACGGTAGAAGAATTGCTGGCGCAATCCGGTGAAGATAATTTTGAAGATGCCTTCGTCAAACTGGCATTCCTGCATCCACAAAAATCCCTGACAGGAGTGAATTGA
It encodes the following:
- a CDS encoding ATP-binding cassette domain-containing protein, with the translated sequence MIIVNDLHKEFVRLGKSSGNAFVNAARSLGLMKKTSEVVKAVDGVSFSASDGCITGLLGANGAGKTTTLRMIAALLQSDEGQITVDGTAVKAGTSSTQSHMGVLSDARGLYPRLTARENIHYYGLLHGMDTAHAEQRTRQLSQWLDMDKLLDRRTDGFSQGERMKTALARALVHDPKNIILDEPTNGLDVVATRALREFLRFLRSPEGGGKCIIFSTHIMQEVERLCDQVVIVAQGKDVAHGTVEELLAQSGEDNFEDAFVKLAFLHPQKSLTGVN